The Candidatus Cloacimonadota bacterium nucleotide sequence GCTGATCAAGCTTTACAGGGCCGGGGTCTGTTTCGACCTCCGCGAAGATGCCGCCGCGGTGAAATTTCTGGCCGCTCAGCGGGACGCCTGGAAAGCCGGCAAGAGCCTTAAGAACCAGACAGATACAAGCGAACTGAGCGCGCAGAACCAGGCCGCGAAACTGATATCGGCCCTAAAGGCAGAGAAAAAGAGTTGACAGAAAAAGGCCTCATTTATTTTGGATTCATACGATTAACAAAACCAGAGGTTTAAAATGCCCCAACACAAGTCCCCCATTAAAAGAATGAAGACCGACGCCAAGCGTCAGGCCCGCAACAACTATGTGAAACGCACCCTGAGGACCCTGGACAAGCAGATCCGCACAGACATGACCCCGGAAGAAAAGGAAAATCTGCTGAACAAAGTCTATTCCCAGCTGGACAAAGCCGCCAAGAAAGGCGTGATCCACAAACGCACCGCCTCCCGCCGCAAAGCGCGCGTGGCCGCCCTCGTCAGCAAGGACAATTCCAAAGACTGATCCGGCCGCGATCCAGGCCGGAAAGCCCGGCCGCCAGCCGGGCTTTGAACATCAGGGGAGGGAGTTTCCCTCCCGCAAATCCGCATAACAGATGAAGCGCAAGCGTAACTGGCTGGTCCGCCTCCTGCGCGTC carries:
- the rpsT gene encoding 30S ribosomal protein S20; the encoded protein is MPQHKSPIKRMKTDAKRQARNNYVKRTLRTLDKQIRTDMTPEEKENLLNKVYSQLDKAAKKGVIHKRTASRRKARVAALVSKDNSKD